A DNA window from Boseongicola sp. contains the following coding sequences:
- a CDS encoding DUF3833 family protein, with the protein MELILGLLIGAALVIAAVTARARLLDFGAQTPGDYTVDQPTFDIKQHLNGAIACEGVIFGPTGRVSSRFVAEFHAEWEGNTGRMTERFRYDSGTTQNREWHLTLDENGKIIANAADLVGAGTGQQAGSGVCLKYRIQLPESAGSHQLDVVDWMYLVENGTIINRSQFRKFGIKVGELVATMRPLDPAEAIRRDAA; encoded by the coding sequence ATGGAACTGATACTTGGATTACTGATAGGCGCCGCGCTTGTGATCGCAGCCGTCACGGCCCGCGCCAGACTACTCGATTTCGGCGCACAAACGCCGGGTGACTACACCGTCGATCAGCCGACATTTGACATCAAACAGCACCTGAACGGCGCAATCGCCTGCGAAGGCGTGATCTTCGGGCCAACCGGGCGCGTTTCGTCTCGCTTCGTGGCCGAGTTCCACGCCGAATGGGAGGGTAATACCGGTCGCATGACCGAGCGCTTCCGCTATGACAGCGGCACCACCCAGAACCGCGAATGGCACCTGACGCTGGACGAGAATGGTAAGATCATCGCAAATGCCGCTGATCTGGTTGGCGCAGGGACGGGTCAGCAGGCTGGTTCGGGTGTTTGTCTGAAGTACCGCATTCAGCTTCCCGAAAGCGCCGGAAGCCACCAGTTGGACGTGGTCGACTGGATGTATCTGGTCGAAAACGGCACCATCATCAACCGCAGCCAGTTCCGCAAATTCGGCATCAAGGTTGGCGAGTTGGTCGCTACGATGCGCCCTTTGGACCCGGCTGAAGCCATTCGAAGGGATGCCGCGTGA
- a CDS encoding SDR family NAD(P)-dependent oxidoreductase codes for MRDWQGKRYWIVGASAGLGRAVAQQISQMGAEVILSARSEDALQELAAELPGKSQVLPMDVASDDSVARAFAQAGHIDGIVYLAGVYWPISARDWNADGAVKMLDINLTGAARILGHVVPEMTARDAGHIVLTGSLSGFRGLPGAIGYGASKAGIMSLAESLFADLCDTGIDVQLINPGFVKTRLTEKNDFNMPFIMEPEIAAREFVEHMNDDAFVKSYPRLFAMLFRATRFMPAWLFHRLFKP; via the coding sequence GTGAGAGATTGGCAAGGCAAGCGCTACTGGATTGTCGGCGCATCAGCGGGACTTGGACGCGCGGTCGCACAGCAGATCAGCCAGATGGGCGCTGAAGTGATCCTCAGCGCCCGTAGCGAAGATGCCTTGCAGGAACTGGCGGCGGAATTGCCGGGCAAATCGCAGGTCTTGCCCATGGACGTTGCCAGCGATGACAGCGTAGCGCGCGCCTTCGCGCAGGCAGGTCATATCGACGGCATCGTTTACCTTGCCGGTGTCTATTGGCCCATCTCTGCACGCGACTGGAACGCCGACGGCGCGGTCAAAATGCTGGACATCAACCTAACCGGGGCCGCTCGCATATTGGGTCACGTCGTCCCGGAAATGACCGCGCGCGATGCGGGTCATATCGTGCTAACCGGTTCGCTTTCCGGTTTTCGCGGCCTTCCCGGAGCCATCGGTTACGGGGCGTCAAAAGCCGGAATAATGTCCCTGGCTGAAAGCCTTTTTGCAGATCTGTGCGACACAGGCATCGACGTGCAATTGATCAACCCCGGCTTCGTCAAAACCCGCCTGACCGAGAAGAACGACTTCAACATGCCCTTCATCATGGAGCCGGAAATCGCCGCCCGCGAATTCGTCGAACACATGAACGATGACGCCTTCGTCAAAAGCTATCCGCGCCTGTTCGCAATGCTGTTCCGCGCCACCCGCTTCATGCCAGCGTGGCTTTTCCACCGCCTGTTCAAACCCTAA
- a CDS encoding glutamine synthetase: protein MTDWLKSTPEATRTYLEGHRLDEVECVIPDLSGIARGKAMPASKFATQSEFFLPNSIFFQTITGGWGEAAGDEGFTEPDMTLKPDYSATRAAPWTADWTVQVIHDAFTREGDPVPFAPRNVLRRVVELYNAKGWTPIVAPEMEFYLVAPNINPAESVKAMVGRSGRPAAARQAYSISAVDEFGPVIDDIYDFAEAQGFEIDGITQEGGAGQLEINMRHGDPIKLADEVFFFKRLIREAALRHDCFATFMAKPIEGEPGSAMHIHHSVIDTATGKNIFSADDGSETAEFAHFIGGMQRYIPAATPMFAPYVNSYRRYVKDHAAPINLEWARDNRTTAIRVPISGPQARRVENRLPGMDCNPYLGIAASLACGYLGMVEGIAPKDEFKGDAYDADEEIPRDIYTALDGFAAATSFRQALGEEFATVYEIVKLAEYEEFLQVISPWEREHLLLNV, encoded by the coding sequence ATGACGGACTGGCTAAAGAGCACACCTGAGGCGACACGGACCTATCTTGAAGGACACAGGCTGGACGAGGTCGAGTGTGTGATCCCTGATCTAAGCGGGATTGCACGGGGCAAAGCGATGCCCGCATCGAAGTTCGCGACGCAATCCGAGTTTTTCCTACCGAACTCGATCTTCTTTCAGACCATCACCGGTGGCTGGGGTGAAGCCGCGGGCGATGAAGGCTTTACCGAACCTGACATGACGCTGAAGCCGGATTACTCGGCCACACGCGCCGCGCCCTGGACCGCCGACTGGACCGTGCAGGTCATCCACGATGCGTTTACCCGCGAAGGTGATCCGGTGCCGTTCGCGCCGCGCAATGTCCTGCGCCGGGTGGTGGAGTTGTATAACGCCAAGGGTTGGACGCCGATCGTCGCGCCCGAGATGGAATTCTATCTGGTCGCGCCCAATATCAACCCTGCTGAATCAGTGAAAGCCATGGTTGGCCGGTCCGGGCGACCAGCGGCGGCGCGACAGGCCTATTCGATTTCTGCGGTGGACGAGTTTGGCCCTGTAATTGATGACATCTATGACTTTGCCGAGGCGCAGGGTTTCGAAATTGACGGGATCACGCAGGAAGGCGGGGCCGGACAGCTTGAGATTAACATGCGCCACGGTGATCCAATCAAGCTGGCGGACGAAGTCTTCTTCTTCAAGCGTCTGATCCGCGAGGCCGCATTGCGTCACGACTGCTTTGCAACCTTTATGGCCAAGCCAATTGAGGGTGAGCCGGGCTCGGCGATGCACATTCATCATTCGGTGATTGATACGGCGACAGGAAAAAATATCTTTTCTGCGGATGATGGCTCTGAGACGGCAGAGTTTGCGCATTTCATCGGTGGGATGCAGCGATACATTCCGGCTGCAACGCCAATGTTCGCACCTTACGTCAATTCCTATCGCCGGTACGTCAAAGACCACGCGGCCCCGATCAATCTGGAATGGGCGCGCGACAACCGCACAACGGCGATCCGGGTTCCGATTTCAGGACCGCAGGCGCGGCGGGTTGAGAACCGTTTGCCGGGGATGGATTGCAATCCCTATCTTGGCATCGCGGCGTCACTGGCCTGTGGCTATCTGGGCATGGTTGAAGGCATCGCGCCGAAAGATGAGTTTAAGGGCGATGCCTATGATGCAGACGAGGAAATTCCCCGCGATATCTATACCGCGTTGGACGGGTTCGCAGCGGCGACGTCGTTTCGACAGGCTTTGGGTGAAGAGTTCGCGACGGTCTATGAGATTGTGAAGCTGGCGGAATACGAAGAGTTTTTGCAAGTGATCAGCCCCTGGGAACGGGAACATCTGTTGTTGAATGTTTAG
- a CDS encoding type 1 glutamine amidotransferase, with the protein MRIGILTCGHFVKADGVPHRDYDQLYSDMLAGHGLTFENWDVVDMDFPGSIHDAEGWLLSGSRHGAYEELPFIPKLEEFVRSAYAAKVPMVGVCFGHQVMAQALGGTVEKFKGGWSAGLETYDFDDGPMRLNAWHQDQVIKAPPKATTIASTDFCEHAAFVYEGPAFSVQPHPEFEDGELVTLLDIRAPGVVPDPLIADAKGHIGHGNDNAAMAKRIADFFKEAKDDGLAKEHT; encoded by the coding sequence ATGCGTATCGGCATTCTGACATGTGGCCATTTCGTCAAAGCCGACGGGGTGCCACACCGCGACTATGACCAGCTTTACAGCGATATGCTGGCGGGCCACGGGCTGACGTTCGAAAACTGGGACGTGGTTGATATGGACTTCCCGGGTTCGATCCATGACGCCGAGGGCTGGCTTTTGTCGGGTAGCCGGCATGGTGCCTATGAAGAACTGCCGTTCATTCCCAAGTTGGAAGAATTCGTCCGCAGCGCCTATGCTGCCAAAGTTCCGATGGTTGGAGTCTGTTTTGGGCATCAGGTCATGGCTCAGGCATTGGGCGGAACTGTTGAAAAATTCAAAGGCGGTTGGTCGGCCGGTCTGGAAACTTATGACTTTGACGACGGCCCAATGCGCCTGAACGCTTGGCATCAAGATCAGGTCATAAAGGCGCCGCCCAAGGCGACGACCATTGCCAGCACCGATTTTTGTGAACACGCCGCTTTTGTTTACGAAGGCCCCGCCTTTTCCGTACAGCCCCATCCCGAGTTCGAAGATGGCGAGTTGGTGACGTTGTTGGATATCCGCGCGCCGGGGGTCGTGCCTGACCCGCTCATTGCCGATGCCAAGGGGCATATCGGACACGGCAATGACAACGCGGCGATGGCCAAACGCATCGCTGACTTTTTTAAAGAGGCCAAAGATGACGGACTGGCTAAAGAGCACACCTGA
- a CDS encoding GNAT family N-acetyltransferase codes for MQIRPVGHADIKAIYEISLATGDAGKDARSLHNFPNLIGEIYSAPYAILEPERAFVVEDKLGVAGFVLGTADTRGFEAQLDRDWWPAVRRRCPEPDAGDSAQTEEDRRRLEKIHDYPPIPEWVVTDYPAHMHMNLLTRARGQGVGRALFQRFVSTLTSEERRKLHIQTNKPNLGGIAFWKAMGFRPLDMTDGDHVWMGLVET; via the coding sequence ATGCAGATTAGACCAGTTGGTCATGCCGATATCAAGGCGATCTACGAAATTTCACTGGCCACAGGCGATGCGGGCAAAGATGCCCGGTCTTTACACAATTTTCCGAACCTGATTGGCGAGATCTATTCGGCGCCCTATGCGATATTGGAACCTGAGCGCGCATTCGTGGTTGAAGATAAACTCGGCGTCGCAGGGTTTGTGCTGGGCACAGCTGATACCCGTGGGTTTGAGGCACAGCTGGATCGCGATTGGTGGCCTGCGGTTCGCCGAAGGTGCCCTGAGCCGGATGCCGGCGATTCCGCCCAGACCGAAGAAGATCGCCGACGCCTTGAGAAAATTCACGACTATCCGCCCATCCCGGAATGGGTGGTGACCGACTACCCGGCTCATATGCATATGAACCTTCTTACGCGAGCAAGGGGTCAGGGCGTGGGGCGTGCGCTGTTTCAGCGGTTTGTGTCCACGCTTACCTCAGAGGAAAGGCGCAAACTGCACATTCAGACCAACAAGCCAAATCTTGGTGGCATCGCGTTCTGGAAGGCGATGGGATTTCGGCCCTTGGATATGACAGACGGTGATCACGTCTGGATGGGCCTGGTCGAAACTTGA
- a CDS encoding cytochrome c1, producing the protein MIRKITLSAFVALGLVAGGVAHAAGAGGHVEDVDFSFEGPFGTFDQMQLQRGLQVYTEVCSACHGLQYVPLRTLGDKGGPHLPVDQVRAYSEFWEVFDPEIDDFRTAKPTDHFPGSSLDNAPDLSLMAKARAGFHGPYGLGINQFFKGMGGPEYIVSLLTHYTGKEKTEAGATLYGNETFPGGYISMGPPLFEDGVEYEDGTPATIEQQAEDVAAFLMWTAEPKQNARKEVGFIAVLFLIILSVLLYLTNKRIWAPIKKGKATPAE; encoded by the coding sequence ATGATCCGTAAGATCACACTTTCCGCTTTCGTCGCGCTGGGCCTTGTGGCCGGTGGTGTGGCACACGCTGCCGGAGCCGGTGGCCATGTTGAGGATGTTGATTTCTCGTTCGAGGGACCGTTTGGCACCTTTGACCAGATGCAGCTTCAGCGCGGGCTTCAGGTTTACACCGAAGTTTGTTCGGCCTGTCACGGGTTGCAGTATGTGCCGTTGCGCACGCTGGGTGATAAAGGTGGACCACATCTGCCGGTAGATCAGGTGCGGGCTTACTCCGAGTTCTGGGAGGTCTTTGATCCTGAGATTGACGATTTCCGCACGGCAAAGCCGACCGATCATTTTCCGGGTTCTTCACTGGACAATGCGCCGGACCTTAGCCTGATGGCCAAAGCGCGCGCGGGTTTCCATGGGCCTTATGGCCTGGGGATCAACCAGTTCTTCAAGGGCATGGGTGGACCGGAGTACATCGTTTCGCTGCTGACTCATTACACCGGCAAGGAAAAGACCGAAGCCGGTGCCACACTTTACGGAAACGAAACGTTCCCCGGTGGCTATATCTCTATGGGTCCGCCGTTGTTTGAAGATGGTGTGGAGTATGAAGACGGCACGCCAGCAACCATCGAGCAGCAAGCCGAGGATGTCGCTGCATTCCTGATGTGGACAGCGGAACCAAAGCAGAATGCTCGCAAGGAAGTCGGCTTTATTGCTGTATTGTTCCTGATTATTCTCAGCGTATTGCTGTATCTGACCAACAAGCGCATCTGGGCACCGATCAAGAAGGGCAAGGCGACGCCTGCTGAGTGA
- a CDS encoding cytochrome b → MAGIPHDHYEPKTGAEKWLHSRLPIVGLLYDTLMIPTPKNLNWMWIWGIILTFCLVLQIVTGIVLVMHYTPHADMAFASIEHIMRNVNGGHMLRYIHMNGASLFFVAVYAHIFRGLYYGSYKSPREITWIIGVLIFVVMMATGFMGYVLPWGQMSFWGATVITGLFGAIPFIGEPIQTWLLGGPAVDNATLNRFFSLHYLLPFLLVGLVAVHIWAFHTTGNNNPTGVEVRRGSKEEVEKDTVPFWPYYVIKDVFALVVILAVFFAVVGFMPNYLGHPDNYIEANPLVTPAHIVPEWYFLPFYAILRAFTGEVWVVQIASFFTGGIIDAKFFGVLAMFGAIAIMALVPWLDTSAVRSGRYRPMFKWWFWILVFDFFFLMWLGAQPAEEPYASFALIGSAYWFGYFLVILPLLGVIEKPLPQPETIEADFEAHKAKANGASGDADATPAE, encoded by the coding sequence ATGGCCGGAATTCCACACGACCACTATGAACCAAAGACCGGTGCCGAGAAGTGGCTGCACAGCCGCTTGCCTATCGTTGGTTTGCTTTATGATACACTGATGATCCCCACGCCCAAGAACCTGAACTGGATGTGGATCTGGGGCATCATCCTGACCTTCTGCCTTGTGTTGCAGATTGTGACCGGCATCGTGCTGGTGATGCACTATACACCACATGCTGACATGGCGTTTGCTTCGATTGAGCACATCATGCGCAACGTGAATGGCGGACATATGCTGCGGTATATTCACATGAATGGCGCGTCGCTGTTCTTTGTTGCAGTCTATGCCCACATCTTCCGTGGCCTTTACTATGGCTCTTACAAGTCACCGCGCGAGATCACATGGATTATCGGCGTGCTTATCTTTGTTGTGATGATGGCCACCGGCTTTATGGGCTATGTCCTGCCTTGGGGGCAGATGAGCTTCTGGGGCGCGACGGTTATCACCGGTCTTTTTGGTGCGATCCCATTCATTGGCGAGCCGATCCAAACCTGGCTTCTTGGCGGGCCAGCGGTGGACAACGCCACGCTGAACCGTTTCTTCAGCCTGCACTATCTGCTGCCCTTCCTGCTGGTCGGTCTTGTGGCGGTGCACATCTGGGCCTTCCACACAACGGGCAACAACAACCCGACAGGTGTTGAAGTTCGGCGTGGGTCGAAGGAAGAGGTCGAGAAGGACACTGTTCCGTTCTGGCCATATTACGTTATCAAGGATGTTTTCGCGCTGGTTGTGATCCTGGCAGTCTTCTTTGCCGTGGTTGGGTTTATGCCCAACTATCTGGGCCACCCCGATAACTATATCGAAGCGAACCCTCTGGTGACACCGGCGCACATCGTTCCGGAATGGTACTTCCTGCCGTTTTACGCTATCCTGCGCGCCTTCACCGGCGAAGTCTGGGTTGTGCAGATTGCGTCGTTCTTCACCGGCGGCATCATTGATGCGAAGTTCTTCGGTGTTCTGGCAATGTTTGGTGCGATTGCCATTATGGCACTGGTGCCATGGCTGGATACATCGGCTGTTCGCTCGGGTCGGTATCGCCCAATGTTCAAGTGGTGGTTCTGGATTTTGGTGTTCGACTTTTTCTTCCTGATGTGGCTGGGCGCCCAACCCGCAGAAGAACCCTATGCCAGTTTCGCGTTGATCGGGTCTGCTTATTGGTTCGGTTATTTCCTGGTTATCCTGCCTCTGTTGGGTGTGATCGAGAAACCGCTGCCGCAGCCTGAAACCATTGAAGCCGACTTCGAGGCCCATAAGGCGAAAGCCAATGGTGCATCGGGCGACGCTGACGCAACTCCGGCGGAGTGA
- the petA gene encoding ubiquinol-cytochrome c reductase iron-sulfur subunit yields MSHADDHEGTRRDFLYYATAGAGTVAAGAAVWPLVHQMNPSADVQALSSIRVDVGGVAPGTQLTVKWLGKPVFIRRRTEDEISAAREVDLSTLPDNVARNDNIDESADAADENRSLDESGEWLVQMGVCTHLGCVPLGDAGEFGGWFCPCHGSHYDTSGRIRKGPAPENLPVPAAVFADDTTIVLG; encoded by the coding sequence GTGTCGCACGCAGATGATCACGAAGGCACCCGCCGGGATTTCCTCTATTATGCTACCGCCGGGGCCGGAACGGTTGCCGCTGGTGCCGCTGTCTGGCCGCTGGTTCATCAGATGAACCCTTCGGCGGATGTTCAGGCGCTGTCGTCCATCCGGGTTGATGTTGGCGGGGTCGCACCTGGCACGCAGCTGACGGTGAAATGGCTTGGTAAGCCGGTCTTTATTCGCCGCCGGACAGAAGATGAAATCAGCGCCGCGCGCGAAGTCGATCTGAGCACTTTGCCGGATAACGTCGCCCGTAACGACAACATCGACGAAAGTGCCGATGCTGCTGATGAAAACCGGTCGCTGGACGAAAGCGGAGAGTGGCTGGTTCAGATGGGAGTCTGCACCCACCTTGGCTGTGTGCCTTTGGGGGATGCTGGCGAGTTTGGCGGCTGGTTCTGCCCGTGCCACGGGTCGCACTACGACACGTCGGGGCGCATTCGCAAAGGCCCTGCGCCCGAGAACCTTCCGGTTCCGGCTGCAGTGTTCGCCGACGACACAACCATCGTGCTGGGATAA
- the mtaB gene encoding tRNA (N(6)-L-threonylcarbamoyladenosine(37)-C(2))-methylthiotransferase MtaB: protein MDRKVPQFTTLGCRLNAYESEAMREMADAAGLSDAVIVNTCAVTAEAVRKSQKEIRRLRRENPTSRVIVTGCAAQTEPERFEAMPEVDLILGNTEKMTPATWIKAADFIGETERVQVDDIMSVTETAGHLIDGFGRHRAYVQVQNGCDHRCTFCIIPYGRGNSRSVAAGVVVDQIKRLVDRGFNEVVLTGVDLTSWGADLPGEPKLGDLVRRILKLVPDLPRLRISSIDSIEVDEALMEAIATEARLMPHLHLSLQAGDDMILKRMKRRHLRDDAIRFCEDAKRLRPEMTFGADIIAGFPTETEVMFANSLKLVEECSLTWLHVFPYSPRPGTPAARMPQVNGKTIKERAARLRSVGDAAVSEYLGGLVGSQAVVLVEGSRMGRTESFAEVLFDCDQPEGALVTARLTNVVGQSLQGVAL, encoded by the coding sequence ATGGACCGGAAAGTACCGCAGTTCACGACGCTTGGCTGTCGTTTGAATGCTTATGAATCCGAGGCCATGCGCGAAATGGCGGATGCCGCTGGACTGTCGGACGCGGTGATTGTGAATACTTGCGCGGTGACAGCCGAGGCGGTTCGGAAATCGCAGAAGGAAATCCGGCGGCTACGACGCGAGAACCCGACATCGCGGGTGATTGTCACCGGCTGCGCTGCACAGACGGAGCCGGAGCGTTTCGAAGCGATGCCTGAAGTTGATTTGATTCTTGGCAACACTGAAAAAATGACCCCGGCTACCTGGATCAAAGCCGCTGATTTCATTGGTGAAACCGAGCGGGTTCAGGTGGACGACATAATGTCTGTTACCGAAACCGCCGGGCATCTGATCGACGGATTTGGCCGCCATCGTGCTTATGTTCAGGTACAGAACGGCTGCGATCATCGCTGCACGTTTTGCATTATTCCTTATGGTCGCGGCAACTCGCGATCGGTGGCTGCCGGAGTTGTCGTCGATCAGATAAAGCGGTTGGTGGATCGCGGGTTTAATGAGGTGGTGCTGACCGGCGTTGATCTGACATCCTGGGGTGCGGATTTGCCGGGGGAGCCGAAACTGGGCGATCTGGTGCGGCGCATATTGAAATTGGTGCCCGATTTGCCGCGATTGCGGATTTCTTCCATTGATTCCATCGAGGTAGATGAAGCCTTAATGGAGGCGATTGCCACCGAAGCGCGTTTGATGCCGCATTTGCATCTGTCGTTGCAAGCGGGTGACGACATGATCCTGAAGCGCATGAAGCGGCGTCATCTGCGTGACGATGCGATCCGGTTCTGTGAAGACGCAAAGCGGCTTCGGCCCGAGATGACGTTTGGCGCTGATATCATTGCCGGGTTTCCGACCGAGACTGAGGTGATGTTCGCTAACTCGTTGAAATTAGTTGAAGAATGTTCGCTGACCTGGCTCCATGTTTTCCCTTATTCGCCGCGTCCTGGCACGCCCGCTGCGCGGATGCCGCAGGTGAATGGGAAGACGATCAAGGAGCGTGCGGCGCGGCTGCGAAGCGTCGGGGACGCGGCAGTTTCCGAGTACCTGGGTGGACTTGTTGGTTCTCAAGCTGTTGTTTTGGTTGAAGGTTCTCGGATGGGGCGTACCGAGAGCTTCGCCGAAGTTTTATTCGACTGTGACCAGCCTGAGGGGGCTTTGGTGACCGCCCGTTTGACGAATGTGGTGGGTCAGTCCTTGCAGGGTGTTGCGCTCTGA
- a CDS encoding diaminopimelate epimerase, which produces MSRNTSDTGLPFMKMHGLGNDFVVIDGRESGVSISAALAQALGDRHRGVGFDQLALIENDETADAKLTFYNADGSESAACGNATRCVAHHLMSGNGKDRLILRTVRGLLPCEDMGDGLTRVNMGVPMLEWDQVPLAHETDTLHLPIDGDPVATGMGNPHCTFFVDDVEAVDLAARGAVLEHHPLYPERTNVQFASVIGRDHLRMRVWERGVGVTLASGSSSCAVGVSAARRGLTGRKVTIDLDGGRIWIDWAEDGVWMTGPTAHVFDGYLTPEFLDAF; this is translated from the coding sequence ATGAGCCGTAACACATCAGATACCGGCCTGCCCTTCATGAAGATGCATGGGCTTGGCAACGACTTTGTCGTCATCGACGGCCGCGAAAGCGGTGTCTCGATTTCGGCTGCGCTGGCGCAGGCATTGGGTGACCGGCATCGTGGCGTTGGGTTTGATCAGCTTGCGCTGATTGAGAATGACGAAACGGCGGACGCGAAGCTGACGTTTTATAATGCCGATGGTTCGGAATCTGCTGCTTGCGGCAATGCCACGCGCTGTGTTGCTCACCACCTTATGTCCGGCAATGGTAAAGACCGGTTAATCTTGCGCACGGTGCGTGGTCTGCTGCCATGTGAAGACATGGGCGACGGGTTGACGCGGGTGAATATGGGCGTGCCGATGCTGGAATGGGATCAGGTGCCGCTGGCCCATGAAACCGACACATTGCATTTGCCGATTGATGGTGACCCGGTGGCGACGGGCATGGGTAACCCGCACTGCACGTTCTTTGTGGACGATGTCGAGGCCGTCGATCTGGCGGCGCGGGGCGCGGTTCTTGAGCATCACCCGCTTTATCCTGAGCGCACGAATGTGCAGTTCGCTAGCGTAATTGGCCGGGATCATCTGCGTATGCGGGTTTGGGAACGTGGCGTTGGCGTCACGCTTGCGTCCGGATCATCGTCTTGTGCCGTTGGAGTTTCGGCGGCGCGGCGCGGTCTTACCGGGCGCAAAGTGACGATTGACCTGGATGGCGGGCGTATCTGGATTGACTGGGCCGAAGATGGGGTCTGGATGACCGGGCCGACGGCCCATGTATTTGACGGCTATTTGACGCCTGAATTTCTGGACGCGTTTTAA
- a CDS encoding dihydrodipicolinate synthase family protein, translating into MSETVMKGIVPSLNTPFDADNAVDHGSLRRLVDHTINAGCGGMLGLAVAGEYPTLSHDEKTAIIETVAESNAQRIPFIVSVTAANLDASIELTKIASSVGAAGICVQMPADHDRQRNLGFLQELESHAPNILMVQDLDWSGEGLPLEEILYLYENVRNFSWLKIETQRAGPKYSAVKQSTNAALNVCGGWAVSQLMDALARDVDAFIPTGLERVYVEIYNMHERGDHASARALFDRVLPILNFSNQHIDTSIQFFKQLRKAEGIFDTPNCRTAGAKFDAVQKIEAGFALNSALELIRAHQPGAAHA; encoded by the coding sequence ATGAGCGAAACTGTCATGAAGGGAATTGTGCCCAGCCTGAACACGCCCTTCGATGCCGACAACGCTGTGGATCATGGCTCGCTGCGCAGGCTAGTTGATCACACCATCAACGCAGGCTGCGGCGGTATGTTGGGCCTCGCCGTCGCTGGCGAGTATCCGACGTTGTCGCACGATGAAAAGACCGCGATTATCGAGACGGTGGCCGAATCCAACGCCCAACGAATTCCGTTCATCGTCAGCGTCACGGCAGCAAATCTTGATGCAAGCATCGAACTGACGAAAATTGCCAGTTCTGTCGGCGCAGCAGGGATTTGTGTGCAAATGCCTGCCGATCATGACCGACAGAGAAATCTGGGCTTTCTTCAGGAACTAGAAAGCCACGCGCCTAATATTCTGATGGTTCAGGATCTCGATTGGTCAGGCGAGGGATTGCCTCTGGAAGAAATCCTTTATCTTTATGAAAACGTTCGAAATTTTTCCTGGCTGAAGATCGAAACTCAGCGAGCCGGACCAAAGTATTCAGCCGTCAAACAATCCACCAACGCGGCCTTGAACGTTTGCGGCGGTTGGGCTGTGTCGCAATTGATGGATGCGCTGGCACGCGATGTGGACGCGTTCATTCCTACAGGATTAGAGCGAGTCTATGTCGAAATTTACAACATGCATGAACGCGGGGATCATGCCTCGGCCCGTGCACTATTCGATCGCGTGCTACCAATCCTAAATTTCTCAAACCAACATATCGACACCAGCATCCAGTTCTTTAAGCAGCTTAGAAAAGCAGAAGGGATTTTCGACACGCCAAACTGTCGAACAGCAGGCGCCAAATTTGATGCGGTTCAAAAGATCGAAGCTGGTTTTGCCCTCAATTCCGCATTGGAGCTAATTCGTGCGCATCAACCTGGGGCTGCACATGCTTAA